The DNA region GCCAGAAACAACCGCCGCCAAAAGTCGCCTGCGCCAGCTTCTTCTCGCTCCCAAAGGGAACAAAGAGGAGGGCGGCCCCGTTAATGCAATACCGTTTATGGGTTGGGGCCGGTCCGTCATCGAAAACGTGGCCGAGGTGGGAACCACAGCGAACGCAGAGGACTTCCGTCCTGATAATCCCCAGGCTGTTATCGCTCCTCGTTTGGATATTAAGCTCGGAGATCGGCTGGAAAAAGCTCGGCCAGCCGGTCCCGGACTCGAACTTGGTCTCGGCCCGGAAAAGGTCGGTCCCGCAGCGGACGCACTTATAGAGGCCGTTCTCTTTGACCTTCAATAAGGAACAGGTGAACGGTTTTTCGGTCCCCTGGTTGGTCGTAACCTCGAACTGTTCGGGGGTAAGAAGTTTGCGCCAGGCGGCGGCGCTCTTTTCGATCTTTTCAACGATCACAACTGTATTGAGAGTAGCGTCAAAAATCTTTATTTTTTCCATGGTTTCCCCCCTGGCGGACAAAACGATCAGACATAATAATAGGGCTTTAAGTTTTAAATCCATTTTATGACCGGCTCTTTTTTTGGCGGCGACGGGGGAAAGCCTTCTTTGGGATAGCCGAGGACGATCGGACCGTAAACTTTTTCCCCTTCCTTTAATTCCAAGAGCGCTCTGGTCTGCGGATCGTCAAGAACCAGCTGGCCGAAGTAGACCCAGCAGGAGCCGAGCTCCAAAGAGCGGGCGGCAAGCATGATGTTTTCGCAGGCCATCGGGCAATCCTGGTCGCTGGTCATTCCCAGGCCGATGACAAAGACGACGGCAGGCGCGGAGTAATAGATGGAATCCTTCAACTTCGAATCGTACTCTTCACGCATCTCTTTCATCCCCTGGCCGTATTTTTCCATCCAGGCTTTATAGCGCGGCTGGGCGAGGCGGGCGAGCTGGGGGCGCATGGTTGGGCGTTCGCCCCGGTCGGGGCGAGGGTCCCGGCCCTGACAATCGCCGCGAGCGTTTCTTTCGGGATCGGTTTGTCGGTAAAATTGCGGACCGAGCGGCGGTTGTTTATAGCCTCAAAAACTGGGTTATGCATGGGAATCTCCTTCTGTTAATTAGATGGGAATATTATACTGCAAATAAGCGAAAAAGCGCTTTACTATTTAATTGAGTGTAATATAATCCCCTCCAGAGGAGCGTTAATGAAAGGAATTTTTTCCCTAATCCTAATAGCCATCGGGTCGGCAGTTTTTGCTTTGGGGAAGATCGAACTGCCGCCGGGCTTTTCTTTTGCTCTCTACGCGGGGAATGTCGCCGGGGCCCGCTCTCTGGCGCTGACCCCCAACGGCACGCTTTTTGTCGGTTCAATGGCCGAGGGAAAAGTTTACGCGATCTTAGACCGGGACGGCGACCGCCGCGCCGATCAAGTGATCGTCGTGGCCGACCAACTATTCCTCCCCAACGGGGTCGCGTTCCAAGACGGCGCGCTCTATGTCGCCACGGTCAATAAGATCTTAAAATATCCGGATATCGAAGCGCGCCTGGCCAATCCGCCCGCGCCGGAAATCGTTTACGACAAATTACCTTCAGACGTTCATCACGGCTGGAAATTTATCCGCTTCGGGCCGGACGGCAAGCTCTACGTCCCGATCGGCGCGCCGTGCAACATTTGCGACCGCGGCGATCCGTACGCTGCCATCGCCCGGCTCAATACCGACGGAACTTCCTTTGAGATCTACGCCAGAGGGATCAGGAACACGGTCGGTTTTGACTGGCACCCCGAAACCAATGACCTTTGGTTTACCGATAACGGCCGGGACATGCTGGGGGATAATATTCCGCCGGATGAACTCAACCGCGCGCCGCGCCCCGGCCTCCATTTCGGCTATCCTTATATCCACGGCAAAGATATATTGGACCCGGAATTCGGCAAAAAGGGGAGACCGCTGAACTTTACCCCGCCCGCCCAGGAATTAGGCCCGCACGTCGCGTCCCTCGGGATGCGTTTTTACACCGGAAAAATGTTCCCGCCGGAATATCACGGCCAGATCTTCATCGCGGAGCATGGTTCGTGGAACCGCAGCCAGCCGATCGGTTATCGCGTCACTTTGGTGAAACTGGATAAAAACGGCCGGCCGATCGCCTATCAACCATTCGCCAAGGGGTGGCTAAAGGGAACGCAAGCCTGGGGACGGCCGGTGGACATCGAAATAATGGATGACGGCTCAATGCTGGTTTCAGACGATAAAGCCGGCGCGGTATATAGAATAAGTTATCAAGGAGGAGAATAAAATGAAAGCTCAAGATTTTAACCTTCCCGATCAAAACGGCAAAAACCATCAGCTCGCCGACTATGCCGGTAAATGGCTGGTCCTTTACTTCTACCCGAAAGATTTTACTTCCGGCTGTACCGCCCAGGCTTGTTCCTATCGCGACTTTATTACCGAGATCAGGGGAAAAGGAGCGGAGGTAGTCGGCATCTCGAAAGACTCGGTGGAGAGCCATAAGAAATTCTACGACCAAAATCATCTCAATTTTGACATCTTAAGCGATGAAAACGGGGAGGTCATCAAAAAATACGGTGTTTTTGTGGGGGTGGGTCCGGTCGGGGTCGCGAAACGGACCACTTTCCTGATCGATCCGCAGGGGGAGATCAAAAAAGTTTACGAGAATGTCGATCCCACGAAAGACGCGAGGAATATTTTGGCCGATCTGGAAAGCCCGGCAGCGCCAACCTCTAAGTAACAAAGAGCTTTTTTGAAAAAGCAAAAATCCAATTGTCCGGTAAAATACGCTTGAGAAAAAGAAGCAGCTTGCCTTCCGCGCCGACAACATACCGAAATTTACCGCTCCGGTCATTCGCGGCGCGATAGATCGTTTCGGCGGCCATTTGCGGGGGGTGGCCGCTCGCGTTCATTCGCTCGATCCACGGTTTGACCCGAGCGACAAAATCATCATAGTCGGTCAGTCGCGGGTCGGTTAATATCTCGGCCGACGCGCGGCTGAACTCCGTTTTAATGCCCGACGGCTCAATAAGCTTTACTTTAATGTTAAAAGGCTCGACCTCAAAACGGAGCGCCTCGGAAAAGCCTTCGACCGCCCATTTGGTGGAATTATAGAGAGTATACAAAGGGAAAGTTGTCCGCCCGGCAACCGAAGTCACATTAATGATCAGGCCGTTCTTTTGCCGGCGGAAATAAGGGAGAACCGCCCGGGTAGTTTCCATTAGGCCAAAAAGGTTGGTCTCATACTGGCGGAAGATCTGTTCGCGGCTCGCCGCTTCAAAAGGACCGACCGCGCCGTAGCCGGCATTGTTCAATAAAACATCAAGCCCGCCAAAATGATCGATCGTCGCGGCCACCGCCGCCCTGATCGTTTCTGGTTTCGTGACATCGAGAGCCGGACAAAAAAGAGAAGAGGGGGGCGCTTTTTCCGGACAACGCATCGTCGCCGCCACGTTCCAGCCGCGCTTTTGAAAAAGCAGGGCGCTCTCTCTGCCGATCCCTTGCGACGCACCGGTTATTAAAATAGTGGGCAACTTTTTTCCGCCTTTTCCCCGGCCTTTTAAAAGTAGACTATCGCGCCAAACTGGCTGAAATTGATCCCGGCATCCATCCAGGCGTTTT from Candidatus Margulisiibacteriota bacterium includes:
- a CDS encoding PQQ-dependent sugar dehydrogenase, with protein sequence MKGIFSLILIAIGSAVFALGKIELPPGFSFALYAGNVAGARSLALTPNGTLFVGSMAEGKVYAILDRDGDRRADQVIVVADQLFLPNGVAFQDGALYVATVNKILKYPDIEARLANPPAPEIVYDKLPSDVHHGWKFIRFGPDGKLYVPIGAPCNICDRGDPYAAIARLNTDGTSFEIYARGIRNTVGFDWHPETNDLWFTDNGRDMLGDNIPPDELNRAPRPGLHFGYPYIHGKDILDPEFGKKGRPLNFTPPAQELGPHVASLGMRFYTGKMFPPEYHGQIFIAEHGSWNRSQPIGYRVTLVKLDKNGRPIAYQPFAKGWLKGTQAWGRPVDIEIMDDGSMLVSDDKAGAVYRISYQGGE
- a CDS encoding peroxiredoxin; translated protein: MKAQDFNLPDQNGKNHQLADYAGKWLVLYFYPKDFTSGCTAQACSYRDFITEIRGKGAEVVGISKDSVESHKKFYDQNHLNFDILSDENGEVIKKYGVFVGVGPVGVAKRTTFLIDPQGEIKKVYENVDPTKDARNILADLESPAAPTSK
- a CDS encoding SDR family oxidoreductase codes for the protein MPTILITGASQGIGRESALLFQKRGWNVAATMRCPEKAPPSSLFCPALDVTKPETIRAAVAATIDHFGGLDVLLNNAGYGAVGPFEAASREQIFRQYETNLFGLMETTRAVLPYFRRQKNGLIINVTSVAGRTTFPLYTLYNSTKWAVEGFSEALRFEVEPFNIKVKLIEPSGIKTEFSRASAEILTDPRLTDYDDFVARVKPWIERMNASGHPPQMAAETIYRAANDRSGKFRYVVGAEGKLLLFLKRILPDNWIFAFSKKLFVT
- a CDS encoding bifunctional methionine sulfoxide reductase B/A protein; this encodes MEKIKIFDATLNTVVIVEKIEKSAAAWRKLLTPEQFEVTTNQGTEKPFTCSLLKVKENGLYKCVRCGTDLFRAETKFESGTGWPSFFQPISELNIQTRSDNSLGIIRTEVLCVRCGSHLGHVFDDGPAPTHKRYCINGAALLFVPFGSEKKLAQATFGGGCFWHVEAEFRKITGVVDTAVGYAGGTVPEPSYELVCRGDTGHAEVVHLKFDPRVITYDQLLDHFWQIHDPTTLDRQGPDIGKQYRSVIFYYSDAQKKAALGSKAKWQKKFKDKIVTQIVPAADFFKAEEYHQRYLEKKGAVNP
- a CDS encoding nitroreductase family protein; protein product: MRPQLARLAQPRYKAWMEKYGQGMKEMREEYDSKLKDSIYYSAPAVVFVIGLGMTSDQDCPMACENIMLAARSLELGSCWVYFGQLVLDDPQTRALLELKEGEKVYGPIVLGYPKEGFPPSPPKKEPVIKWI